Within the Meleagris gallopavo isolate NT-WF06-2002-E0010 breed Aviagen turkey brand Nicholas breeding stock chromosome 21, Turkey_5.1, whole genome shotgun sequence genome, the region AAGATTGAATACCCAAATGAGTGGATTGTGATGCCTCTGTAGCCTTCAAAGCCAAGTGAGAGAATTCCTTGGAGGCATATTTATACTGAGTGATCCTTGATAGATTTTTCATCTGCAAATATTGATTGTTGCCTCTTGAACCTGTGGGAGATGTTATCACTGCAAGAGTTTGTTCAAGAAGCTGTTGATTGGGTAGGGAAGGTGGCTGTCAAGTTTTGCTGTCGTGTTTTTGTTGGGTCCCTAAGGAACACAGCTTGATATTTCTTGGCTGATTTGGGGAGTCTTTGCATAGAGGATAGGCGCTCACCACTGCTGAGGTTACTACCTGCAGCATTTCCAATCCacttaacaaaaaaaacccctgaCTCCTTCCAATTCTCTGTGTATTGTTAGTGCTTGTCCTGACGTGAAGTGCTTTGAGAACTGCAGTTATCTTTCCTGTCCTGTTCTATTTATTATACAACAGACAATCAGCAGGAACATCTGTGTGTTCCTGGTAGCTACGTACACGGATGGGCAACCAACTGAAAGTGCAGCCTGGTTCTGCAAGTGGTTGGAAGAGACTGCAAATGACTTCCGCTTTGGCAAAACGTATCTGAAGGGCCTGAGATACGCTGTGTTTGGCTTGGGAAACTCAGTTTACGTTGATCATTACAACACGGTGAGTATATTCCCATTATCCTTCTTTTCTGCTCCTCTGAATGGCTACATCTTCCTAGCTGCAGTAAGACTGCATGGCACTAGGGGTGGTTAGGGTTGGGGGTTGGTATTGTTCTGAGAATGCACTGATGTGTGAGCTGTATGGATTTGAAGGTGTGAGAAGCCAGCTTCTATTTCAGCCTTTGTTTGGACTTGGTAGGAGTTGGGTTTAGGCCACAGGCAATGCAGCTTTGAATCAGGTGTGCTGCCATCTGAAGTGGGAGGGAGAGGACTCCAATATTCCTGGTGTGAATCTGAGTGATTTTAGTAATAACTAGTGAGAATATGCTTGATAAATCCTTATTAACTTAATTTGCCAGCTTTGACAGCTTTCTATCATACAGTTCTAGAAGCCCTTCATGAAGATGCAGTACTGGAAGCCCTCTTGCTTTGCAGTTTAGAGCATGTTTCTCAACTTTCCATGTGTTTTCCTGGATTCTGTGGATCTTAGTTTTATTTCCTCAAGTAAAATATGATGGTATCTAAGCCTGATActtagggtttttttcctaacttGGAGCAAAATAGCATGGCTTGCCACTGGATCATTATCTTTGTATAGCTGCAGGCCATGGGGAATGTCAGTAAGACCCCCACAAGCTAGTTCCCAGACCTCACCTGTCACATAACCATGATAGCAGAGGTGTTTACAGATGAAAGCTTGAGGGTGTGTGGTGGTGTTCAGACTGACTCGTGTCCACAATCTGAGTCAGCAAGTGACAGGGAGTCCAGAAATCCCTTCCTTGCAGTCCTGCAGCCCCTGTAGCTTACCAGTTCTGttgtctttgctttcttaattGCATGTTTTCGCTTGGTCTTCATTCAGTTTGTCTAatttccatcccatcccaggTTGGAAGAAATATTGACAGGTGGCTGTGGATGCTCAGTGCCAGGCGTATCATGACTCGTGTCGAGGGGGACTGCAATGTGGTCCAGAGCAAGCATGGCAGCATTGAGGCTGACTTTGAAGCCTGGAAATCCAAGTTCCTCAGTTGTCTCCAGGCCCTCtgcagaggggaaaagaagCCCTGCAGTGGGAAGTGCAAGAAAGGGAAGTGCAAATCCCAAGGGAAGCAGAGTAAGGAGAGTTCAAATCATGAACGTGGAGCACCGGAGTTTGAGAACACTGAGGTAGAACCAAAATCTATGGGTTCTTATTTCTGGTGTGGTGCTTATTGAAGTGCTGTTTgaccttttcctccttctgttcCGCAGGCCAGAGCGGTGCTGTGAGGGGCTTAGGCTTGATCCATCTTTAATATGGAGTACAGGGGAGAGAGGGTATGAGATGGGGGTAGCAGGCAAAGTAATCCAGAAAGAAGGACCAATGACTAGTGTGGACTAGATGAGTAGCTTCTATATGAGGGGGGAGCTTTTTGCCTGAGTGGGAGGAGGTATCTGTTGTGACAGATGCTCCAACGGAGTCAGTATTTGCTTTGTCTCATGGCCAGAATGAAGCCTTTGAGCAGTTAACCTGCTCCCACTTCATCTTGGTGAAGCTCAGGCGCTTTGTTTGCATCCCAGGGGCCTCCCAAATAGATCTGCCTGTAATCTGTTCCTGCTCGTTCAGGCAGGGGTACTCAGAGAAGCAGGAGTTCAGGCATTGAGATCATTGTAGCATCCAGCAGGAATCAGATTCTTCTGTATCACTTCTGTGATCAGATAGGGATACAGCACCATGGATTTGGAGTTTCGTGTTGTCTGTGTACTACTGAATCATTAGAAGTAAGGACATCTCATCTTATACAAGTTATTGCCAGCCTATAGTGTATTTCTCAGCACTCTTCACTGAGTGTTAACTGGTTTCACTGGTTAGTCTGAGTgaagtttttctgttgttcctaTTCTTTTCTCTGGTCACTTATGCAGGCTGAAGAATTGTTTGAAACCACCAGTGAGGAGGAAGCTGATGCTGAGGAAGCTGGAGGCACAGATTCTGTTGTAGATGTTGAAGATCTCGGCAAAATCATGAGTCACATGAAGAAAGCCAAGGTACTGCTACTACAGCAATTACTGAGCTGCCAGGTCTTTGTTATTGATTAAAATATTGCCTGCTGGATTCAAACCTGCAGAGTCTAGGTAAACATGAACTGTTTACAAACCTGTCCCAGAAAAGAACGTACTTGGAAATATGTTGCATTTGGTTGTTTGCTAACTGGCTTTATCTTGTTCACTGAGCAAATGCTGCAGCATAACCCATTGCTCTCAGGCTGAGAGAAATGACTTCCACGGTGAATATCACATGTCTGAATGTACAACTCTGCCACTGTTATCTGTGTCTAAATGCAAATCCTGTTATTATACTTGGCTGAAATGCAGGTGTGTGTAGTGCTGATATGTCATGGCAAGGGAGTGGAGTGCCAACAGTACAGGTGGGGTGGTAACAGACTGCTGCAACAtcttctgtgtcttgcttgctGCTGCCCTAAATTCAGGTACTGCATTCTCATCTCAACAAACCTGTAATTTACCTTTCTTACCTTGCACAACTCGTTGCTTTGCTGAAACCTAGCAAGTCTGAGCCAAGGTTACACAGCTGGACCCTATCAAGGCAGACCTTGTGTCACAGCAAGCTGGAGGCCTAGGAGGGAAGGCAGCTACAAGGAGAGTCCAGGGATCTCTGATCCTTCTCTGGAGTGGGAGGGAAGTAACCTGCCTGCCTTCAAGTCTGATGTAAGGAGTAGCTCTGCTAGCCTAGGGGTTAGTCACCCTGCTGGGTGAGAGCTTCCATCCCTGAACAGCAGAATATCATCTTACCTGCTGTGGTTTGTTAGGGAAaaagtatgtttttcttttgttgatgGGGAAAGGGTCAACATAGTTCACAGTAACTGCTGAGGTGGTGCTTCTCCTGTATGTGCTCACCACTAGAGGTCAGTGACAAAAAGGgaactgtattttctgtaacagCAGGCATGAGAGATGATTTGAGACCAGCAATTCTGTGGAAAAATTAGGCCTTGAGTTCCCAGTGTCTGGTAAAAATACAGCAACACCACGGTCGTGACTGCAATGATAAAATACTTAAAGCTTCTCACACTCACTGATCTAATGAAAACTGTGTCGTATGGTTTGGTAAATAGGTGAAGATTTCACTGAAGTCTGCAGTTTTGGTTGATGTGATTCAAacagcagaactgctttctCTTTACTTAGCTTTCTTGTTGCCTTGCTTGGTTGGTGAGAGGGCTGTAAGACTGCAGGGTGTTCGCAGCAGCAGTGCCAATGTGCAGATCAGGTTCCTGCGCCTCAGACCCAAGTGGTGTCACTGATCTGAGATGGTTTCTGTTTGAGCACAGGTGCTTATCTGGAGCTGCAAGCTGCAATGTTCTCATTGCTGTCTTACCAGAGGAGATGTTCTGCCCTGACAGCTGAGCACTGCCCTCTTACTTCTGCAGGTTGTTAATTCCTAGAGTGTAAATCTCTGTGTGGGACCACGGTGAGGATTGGAAATAGCACTTTTCTtgtgcacagcagtgctctggCTGCTTTGAATGTGAGTTGTGGTCAGCTGATGTGACGAAGGCCTCTGCGGATCAACTTCTTTGTCTCTGCATTGCACTACCCTAGGACCTGTCCTAGGATTTGTTTTGAAACTCTGAATGGTGCAGTTCTTGTTAACTGGTCCTGTTTTGCTTGGCTGACCTGCCTACCTGCAATCTACCTTGCAATCTACACTTCTGGTTTCACGTTGCTGTAACCTGAGCAGGTAATGGAGAAACAGCCTTCAGTGATGACTTCAATGTAAGTCTTCAGCCCTCTTGGACAGGTGTGTTGTTTCCAGAATGACAGCAGAGTATAGCTGTGTGAATATTTCATGAGGGAGCCTGACCTGATGGCTATCCATAGCATTAGCTGGGAGAAAGAACGGCTTTGTCTCAGTGGTGAATCTCCTGGGGAATGTATGCATTTGCCAACAGGCTTATGTGAACACTTGAATTAAAGATCCCACAGGTGCAGTTATTTACTCTAATGAAAATAAGTGCTGAAGACTTGATAAGAAGGAGCAGGATGGCCTGTGTCTGTGGAAGTAATTCATTGCGTTGGGGCACTTTTGCTCCCAGGCTGGGAGATACAGTTGTTTAAATGCAACGCATTCCTTAAGTTCCCCTCAGTCTAGTAGCTGTGAATTTGTGCAATGAGAggttctttttttcagttgacTTGTGTTGTCCCTTTTGGTCACTTATTCTTTCTCAGAATGCTGAGCGGTGTGAAATCATTCTGACATTCTTTCCCTTTACACTGATGTCATCTGTTGCTGCAGCAATCTCTGCCTCTGGAGGCAAGTACATACAGGTTTCTGCATCACCTGTGTAGAAGGCAGTGTGTTCAAATGTGGGTATTCCAGGATTGTATCACGCTTCACATGCAGAGTGACTGGGTTTGAAACATGCCTAGCAATTTCcagtgtggttttttgttggttttttttttttggattcCAGTGTTGTGTATTAACTCCTCTGCATATGGGAGATGTGTGAGGCAGAACCTCCTACTCCAACACAGTTAATCTGTTGGAATGTTTTAGGATCCATCTTCTGGTCTTTGCAGGGCTGCCACTTGTGAGGATCACTAGCAGGCAAGATGGATGATAAGTTGTAGCTCATTGACCTGCTATTATGGGATAGCAAAGTAGAGCAGTAGCAGCAAGTACAGCTAAAAGATATTTACTCAAATCTCTGCTGGTGATCTTAATTTAATGTTGAGTTCATTTCCTGTTATTTGACTTGACAGAAACCCAGGCAGAGTTGTTTTGCAGCTTggtctgtgtgtctgtgtgtctgtgtgtctgtgtgtctgtgtgtctgtgtgtctgtgtgtctgtgtgtctgtgtgtgtgttgatAGCTGTAGTATGCTTCGTGTTTTACGGTGTAGCACAAGGGTCTGAGACTGGGTTCTTGCATTCATTTGGATCAGCTTAGATCCAGGAGTTATGAGGTGAATGGCAGAACCCACCTTCTGAGTAGAGTTGTAGCTGTTGCACTGTTTGCACCGGAGAAGAGATGGGTTTTTGAGTTGGGAATGCAGGCACAAGGTTCAGGGTGCTACTTACTTCTACTCACTGTGCCAAAAAGTTGACAGAGGGAGGTATTGAAGGGAAATCACTCAAATACATAAAATGATGATTTAGTATGAAGGGAAATTTCACTCTTTATCGAGTCATTTACTAACACTTAATGACTGTTTAACAGCTGCTGGAATGCAGCACGTTTTTCtaagtatttcagtttttggaGCTTGCTACCACAGGAAGCTGTTGCAGATGATGCTTAGTGGGCTTCTGACCAGAACACAAACCTGGTTCAGTTCAGAAGGCACCTACAGTTTCATAAAGGGAAGTGCTTGAGCATGACAGTCCAGAAGTGGCACTCCAGCCATGGCCCAAGGAGGGCTGGAGGTCAGCCCATTGCTGCAAGCTCAGCAGCTGTGTTTCCCAGGGCCTTGATGACCCTGGGCTGGTGGCTGTGCACATTGGTGGGTTAACTCCTGGATTTCTTCTGCATCTATTTATTCTACcctggtgggtttttttttgggtTGGAAGTCTGAGCCTGTTCTACAGGTGCTTTTAcgtggcagcagaaggcagtggTTCTTGTTGGATTCAGTAACAAATAGACTTTTGTGTAGTTGTGGTACTCTTCTGTCATCCGGAGTTGTTGATGCACCCCTGAAATATACTTGTcagtgaaatgtgaaatatcaTGGGTGTGTTTGTGGCCTGCAAGACTGCAATTAATCACAGGGACACCATTTCTTAATGTAGATTATCTCCCACAGCTGGGAGATGGTGATAAACTAGAAAGGCAGATCAATCTAAACTAGTTCCCAGGGAATGAAATGGCTTTATTAACCTTCATATTTATAAAATGCAGCATGAggagtaataataataatttaatttttttggaTGGGCTGGGAAGTAATCAAATGGGCATGTTTCGTTGGCACAGTTCAGTGATGAATGTTCCTGTTTTCTAAACCAAAGCTTAATGATGCTGATAGTCACATTTTGAACATAAATACAAAGGAGGGGGGAGGGTGTGAGAACAAGGCTCAGGTTGACTTTATAGGGAAGAAAGTATGTTCCAGAGAGTCTGTTCAAGAAGCTTGTTTTGGTGCTGTATCTGTTGGCCATGAGGGAGGTTTCTCCATCTGCTTTGGCTCCTCTTCCAAAAAAGTCATCCTAATATGAGCTATTCACCATCATTGGGGTTGTGAACTGCCTTGCCTGGTGCCTCCCAAAAGCCCTCTGTGGGAGAGGTAACTTCTAATGACGTTGGTTGGAGCTGGGTTTGACGTGAGGCAGAAAGTTTTAAGGCTTGCTGATGGGTTTACAGAAGATATTGCAGGTGACTTCGTTACAAGCAGATGATTCTAGAGCATGCAAAAGCTGGTGGCTGTGTTCTGCCTGAATTGAAAAAGGCAGACTACTGAACTGTCAGATGTAGAAACGGTTAAAAATGATGTGTGCCTTCAGAGATCTCCAAAAAGTTTTCCTAACTTTTAATGGGTGAGGGATTCATAGAGGTGGGGGGAAAATGTGCTCTTATACTCACCAGCACAGTCTCTGGGCCAGATTTTGACCTCTGCTACACTGGCTTGGAATTCAGAGTGATCTCAGGTTTTGAAATGAGCTTTAATAACTGGTATTTAATTGCTGAGGGGCTACTTTTAGCCCTGAAATCTGGCCCAGGGACACTTCACCTTATCCACGTCCTGTGTTTAAGTCTGTCTTCCTTATATCTTAGTATGTTGTAATTCTTCATGTTAGGCAAACAAAAGAGATTTTGAGGCTTGACTTCAACTTGTAAATCCTGGGAGtacagcatttttcttcccttctccgCAGGTAAAGGTTACCTCTGCCTGGGCAGTCCTTGGCGTGCGGTGTGATACTGTCTTTCCCTGATGAGTCTCTGTAGAGAGCTTTGAGGTCTAGGAATAAAGAGCCTTATTTCTATGCTGCTTGGTAGATCCCATACCCCTTGCTGCTCTTTCGTCTGTTATAAATTAGTCAATAAGTGGGTAGTGAGGCAAAGCTGTTAGATATAAAGATACAAAACAGGCTGGACGTTTGAAGTCCCGGTGAGTATTGAGCTTTCTCTTTATTTGCAgccttttctgttctctgtctGTTGCTGGAGGTGATCAGGCTTTGcctgcagcagcccagcccaTCTGCTTACCATTTCCCACCAACTTCTTGCTCGAGGTATTTCTTTCTCGTGCATTTTCTGAGGTTCTTGCCAGACAAATAACACAGCTGAAGTCCACAAATCAATGCACAGAATGATTATTTGCCGATGGTAATTACTGGGAGAAGTGAGGAGGAGGTGGCTTGTTGATGTTGGTGCTGTATCCAAGGAGTGGTGAGCACAGTGATGGCTTGGAGCACAGCATCTGCTGCCAAAGGAACGTGTTTGAGTAAGGTGTCAGGTCCTGTGTGTGCATCTGCGTTCTGCTAGATGAACCTCACAGTGTGCACAGACTGCTTAGGTGTGTGCCAAATCATGCTGAGGATTTTCCTGCTAATAGCATGGCTAGGCTTTTGCATGGGGAAAGCTTCATCCTTTTGGCTACTGGCATGGGCAGAACTGCTATGGCTCCAGAGTGGGCAGCCTGGGTCTGTATTTGTGTTGGCCAATATCTGTGTTTGCAGAGGGTTGTTTTAACCCAGCTGTCACTGACTGGGGATGGAGTGCCAAGCTGCTCCTAACTTTGGGAAGTGGGGCTTTGGCCTTGAAGGATGCTGAGCAGGGCTCTGGGTGTCAGGTTTATATTTTCTCACAGTTAACAAAGATTAATTATGGTGGAAACCGAGCAATTTCCTTTCGGGTTTAATCAGGTATTCTTTATAAgattataattattataattttgtGTCCTTTGATCTAACAGTCCCGAAAAGCTGGCTAATGCAAATCATTGAACAGATTACAGGCCAGAGCTGTTAATTGAGTGCTCGAAAGACTTGCATATGGCTCCGATTTGGGGAAGTAGCAGAAGTGCAAATAGGACCTTTCCTTGCTGCTCTCCAGTTAGCTGATCACAAGCTTTCCTGCAGTCTTGGGCCGAGGGGCCTTCCTGAGAATAGCAATCCAGGATGGGAGCTGTGTCTGGGGCTCTCAGTAGGGGAAGTGTGTGCTGTGCCCCCTGAAAGATGGGTGATGACTTGAAATGTCCTTTCCTTAGTCCTgaactggaaggaaaagaaagaaatgagccATTAAAAAGAAGTATCCAAACTGTGCCGAGATGCTAAGGGACGTGGGGAGGTATAGGTGGTAGATgaaggttggactggatggtcttggaggtcttttccaaccttggtaattctatgaaaatatgTACTCTGTTCTGCGTGAGAAAGCAAAATGGGCTACAGCTGAAAGTCTTGCTGGGTGCTTCAGGATGCTTGTTAAATCTTGTTTCCTAGGTTTTAGTTTTGATTCTTGTAGTGCaggagaaaggaataaaaatgtgaatatatGTCCCAGTTTTCAAATATAAACTACTCACTTTTGGGGGGAAACAGACACATTTCTTTTAGTTTTGattcttgtttgctttgaaaatcagTCGTTTTTATGGTGTGTCCAATGAAGCTTCCCAACTCCAACAAATGTTGACAGAACCATAAAGCAGCATGTGAAATGGAGGCTTGGTTTAACTACAGCTTGTAAAAAGCCTTCcctacagcacagcagtgataTTACAGCTCTGTGAAGCAATCccaaaatctcttctgcagcccTGCGGATGTGCATACGTTCTGGGAAGTGTTATCCCTGAAGATTCTGATGCTGAACCTGCAAGAAAATGGGCATCGATGGGAtctgagctgcagggctgttGGAATAGCATTTTGAGTGGTACCTGCTGCTTGGAATGGTGCAGGGGACCTTGTGGCATTGCACAGTAAGGCAGATACGGGTGGAAACTTCTTTTTGGTTCTTCACTGAAGATTCATGGAGGTTTTGATCATGCCTCCTCCTGTTTCAATGCAGGGCAGAGGAATGAattgctgagctccctgctCCTTAGCTGTCGTGTTCTGCTTTCCATCtgtctgctttttatttttttttttttgcttcaattCAGCCTCGCATGCCTAACTGGGCAGTGATGTATGCAGTGGGGATGTAACCTGTGATTATATAGACACCAGCAGCTATTCTTAATGAGCTTTCCTTGCTGTTAGGGTGCTTGCTGGTTCACTGATGACTCAATCCGAGTTCCTAATAcccatttctgtgctctctgagggATGCTCAGGGCAGTTTTTAGTGATGACTGACAGCAGCTGGATATCCTTAGTCCACAGGCTGAACAAACTGCAGTTCAGTTCGTTGGTTAGGACAGTCAGCACTTTGAATCcggagcagcagtgcagctctgttCCTGTTCAGAGCTTTAGCACAAACTGATGCCCTGTGCTGGTCCTTCTGCTCAGGTTCTGGTCTCGTGGGAATGCTGCTCTGCCAGGAAAACTGTAATGCCCCCATGGCTGGGACTGTGTGAGGGGAAATCTGTCTGTGTTCTAACTGCTCCCTTGTCACCAGAGCTCTGCTTGCTTGGGATTTTAGCTTTTCATTCATGGAACTCATGAACTTTAATACTTCATTTAACCATTCCCCTCAGCAAGTAGTACTGCTGTTGCCAGGCTGTCTCTTCTCGATAACCTTGCCAACAATTTTCCCTTAGCTTCAGCTCCATTTCTCTTGTCTGCAGCCCCTGATGCATTACTGTTTTCTCAATGTGTGCACCTTTCACTTGTTAGGAGATGGAGGAGGCTCTGATGGATGATGCAGTAAGTCAGGACAAGGCTGGGGTTGCCTTGTGTTTGTCCCGGGGGAGGTTAAGTTTTCCTTCCTGGAGTAAAAGCTGTTTCAGGGAATGTGGTGTTTTCAGCTCTGGCACGTGAATAGAGCAATGAGGCTGAAAACACTAACATAATTTAGCCTAAGGAAGACTTCTTTTGCATGGAGTTGATGcaatttgccttttttcctgctttcttcctgcccaCAGTCCTAGCTGGAAAAGCATTTGATGTAATAAAATGGGAAATGCAGTGAGAGCTCAGACACCTCCTGCGTAGGGCAGGGCAAGTCCTGCTGGGCACacggagctgcaggagctgtgctggctgtgagTCTCCCAGAAACTGGGATTGATGCCTGCCTCTTTCTGACTGTGGGTGCTGTGTGGGTGCAGGGAGGGTGGGATTGCAGTTTCCTGGCAGGGAGGTATTTCAAGGACACGAGGAGCTGGCTCTTGTCACTGCTTGCTTGATTTGTTAGGAAAAGATAGTAACTTGCTTTGGATTTACTACAGGGCTTTCTGCTAAATCACTGCGACTGGAGAAGTTTGCTCTGTGCAGATTTAACTTCATTCTCTGCGTTCGATCCCTAAATAATAGATATGAAAGGTTTATTAAGCAAATAAGTAAAACTCACTGGGGTGTGAATGCCCAAAGCCCATCGCCTGCCAGGCAGAGCCAGTCAGGTACTGAGGATcagaggaaaacagatgatTGTTTTGTTTACAGCCTTTTGCATCAggatgaaaggggaaaaaaaatatactaaCAGCATCTCTGAGGGGAAGATGATTATTGAAATAAATGCCTCTGCCTTGCCAGCAaggcaattttatttatttgttttttcatgttcaggtgctttttctctgctgttgcagTAGCAGCACGACAGGCAGGTAGAAATGCAAGCCCTTTAATTCAGAAGGACTTTCCCTGAAGGCTGCCTTGGATAGGATATCTTATTTGTAGTTAAGTGAATCgctgcatttttaatattatgaTGTGCTACATAATGCATATTGAGTTCTTCGGAGGGAATTAACCTGGCGTGAGATTGGGGAGT harbors:
- the LOC100550560 gene encoding S-adenosyl-L-methionine-dependent tRNA 4-demethylwyosine synthase TYW1, which encodes MDTWNFFYTCLVSLWLHRIYIYSVMAFGISLWIAIQFFSTKAKRKDENSNGNLVSSEAVEGKLVNGYATLQPKEVYVAGVKIFYGSQTGTAKRFAQDLAEAVTCLNLPVEVINMGNYDPDDCLAEETISRNICVFLVATYTDGQPTESAAWFCKWLEETANDFRFGKTYLKGLRYAVFGLGNSVYVDHYNTVGRNIDRWLWMLSARRIMTRVEGDCNVVQSKHGSIEADFEAWKSKFLSCLQALCRGEKKPCSGKCKKGKCKSQGKQSKESSNHERGAPEFENTEAEELFETTSEEEADAEEAGGTDSVVDVEDLGKIMSHMKKAKRERELEDGDAGMSLLGETSGRKETGERREMITAALRDALTKQGEVL